The bacterium nucleotide sequence AAGAGTAGTTGATAGTCGTGATCGGATTAAAAGGATTTGGATAATTCTGCTCCAATTTAAATTCATTCAATTCAGCTTCTTTTTGTGCGATTGCCGTTGGTCGTTGTGCGAGTTCATAGATACCTACATATGACTGCCCCAGTTTATATCCCCAATCTATCACATAAGACACATATAGGAAATTTTTATGCAACATTAACCATGGACTATGAGCTCGTTTATTAACTTCCGGCGTTGTGACGGTAATGTCATCCAGGGAATTCCAGTATTTATCAAAAGAGGCCAGACGTATACATGATTCTTCGCCCAGACTGCGGTGGGTGTAATCAATATAAGCAACATAAAATCGATTACTGTCCGCGGCTATACCTGCTGGGAAACGCCCTGGTTTATCAAAAGTTTTCTGCTCAATGCAGTTCCATTCCTTGTCAAACTTAAGCAATTGTATGTTTCCATTGAAAGATGTAGCTGCAAACATTATAATATCTCCCTCTTCAGTCTGGAACATCGATACTTTCGGGCAGTGAGAGGGATAGTGCGGCGGCTCAAGGATCATCTTGCCTTGAGGTACAAGATCTGTTGTAAAGAAATGATGATGTGAACCTTTTCCCAAGAGACTTGCGGGATCGCCATTAACATAGTACTCGCCCGAAATATCCAATAGTCCGTTGACGTAGGAAATCGTCGGGCTATTGTTAGCTTCAAGGAGAGTCGAGTTAGGCACAGAAAGCGGGATATCGATGCTGTTCAATTTGATCCAGCTGCTGGTATCAAATTTTTCAAGCCGCCATCCGATCCACTGAGGCTCTCCTGTTGCGGGCGCAGCGGGTCCTTCAACCATACTTACTAAATAAAGATAGTTCCCGATCACTTGTGAGGCAACATCGGCCAACGCTCCATTCAGAGGCCACGCCCGTCCAGTAGGCTGCATGGTCGTGAAATACTCCTTTGCGATTGTTGCTTTGCCTATATAGCCCCCTTCCGGTTTGTCAAGGAATGTTGAGGCAATTACAATAATGCGATCTGTCTGCGGAAGGTAATGGATATTACAAAAGCTGCTATTTTTAAAATTTTGAAAAATTGTATCCGGTGTGACCTGTACCGTTCGGATGAATTTAAAGATACTGGATGGCTTGGAGAGTGATGCAGGTAATTCATACACTATTACACACATCGGGGGCACCTCGAAGACCTGGGAGGCAGCACTTTGTTCTCCTTCTTCAATCGATACTCGTGGCGGGTGACCTGGTTCGTTATAAGCAAGCGGATCCGGCGACTCAATACGCCACCATCGTCCCTTATCGGTTAGCCGGGCATTTTCTAGTTCAAGAGAGAGAACTCGGCTCTGTTGCATTGGATTCACAATACTCAATGTAATGTAATTGCCATCGTCCGTCCACGCAGCTGCGACATCAAGTGTGTCGATGTTGCCACTTATGGTGATGGGCAGTGAGCCGAAATGGTGGCGGTAGATGATCAATGGCAGAGCGGTTACTTCGAATGCTGCGTCGGTATCGGTTGTTTTTATATTCCCGAGAACATTGACCGGCTGTGTATTTGCCATATAGATTATGTCGCTGTTGCGAAACATTGCATTCAAAGCGCGGGCAAAACCCAGTGCATCTCTAAAATAATACCGCACGCCGGTATCGCCATATAGATACGGCTTTTGAAACCAGATATAATTCCATTCATCCAGTGCAATACGTATATCTTTACCCTGAAGAAACGGCAGCTGTTGTCTGAAGCGTCGATGAGCTTTTGCATATAATTCTACCCCGATGGCGATCATTTTAGAGTGTAGAATAGGGTCGTCCTGGGGCATCATGTAATCATGTTCGCTAATCAGGTGCATGTAATCTGCGCAATGAGTAAGCATAATTTCAGACCAATCGCCTTCGCTTATGGCAGGACCTGAGCTTTTATAGCCGCCGACGGCAATAATTTTAATACTTGGATCCACTGCCTGCATTGCTTGAGCTACTTGGTTATGGATCGCGGTGTAGTCGCTAAGTTTCGAGTAAAAATAAGCTTCATTGCCGATGCCCCAAAACCTTACACCATAAGGATCAGGATGGCCGTTAGCGGCCCTAAGCAATCCCATGGGCGTATTTGTTGCTCCATTAAAATATGCAACTTCATCAGCGGCAAGCTGAGCGTCCCCGGCATTTATCGCTTTAGCAGCTATATAGGCTTCTGCACCTAATTCCTGCACAAAGATCATAAATTCATCCGGGCCGAAATCAAAAGACTCGATTTGTTCCGGTCCATAAACATGGTTTATAGACGGGGCACGCTTGTCTCGGTCGCCGATGGCATTTCGCCAGTCATAAACATTGACAAAACTTCCTCCAGGCCAACGATAAATTGTTGCATCAAGTTTTTTCAACAAATCT carries:
- a CDS encoding FlgD immunoglobulin-like domain containing protein, which gives rise to MKTELARGMRSRIGLLAFCAVITFASNMTAKMEQRKDTAFAEHAKDGSRIGKNLSVPSRNSRISARNESLEPELRLKQVKNTSNEVISMVLHTDQIGEPISPYIYGEFIEHQGRCIYGGIWAEMIEDRKFFYPINTYAPDDTAAKSPWHIATIGSHVTMDTAFAFVGKHSPRIDLDGHSPGGIIQDSLAVRQGKEYTGRILLMGSESVAVKVSLIWGDEPSDRQTIIIDRLSPKYITIPLRFTCAASTNYGHIEIIGEGQGFFRIGTISLMPADNIKGMRADVIDLLKKLDATIYRWPGGSFVNVYDWRNAIGDRDKRAPSINHVYGPEQIESFDFGPDEFMIFVQELGAEAYIAAKAINAGDAQLAADEVAYFNGATNTPMGLLRAANGHPDPYGVRFWGIGNEAYFYSKLSDYTAIHNQVAQAMQAVDPSIKIIAVGGYKSSGPAISEGDWSEIMLTHCADYMHLISEHDYMMPQDDPILHSKMIAIGVELYAKAHRRFRQQLPFLQGKDIRIALDEWNYIWFQKPYLYGDTGVRYYFRDALGFARALNAMFRNSDIIYMANTQPVNVLGNIKTTDTDAAFEVTALPLIIYRHHFGSLPITISGNIDTLDVAAAWTDDGNYITLSIVNPMQQSRVLSLELENARLTDKGRWWRIESPDPLAYNEPGHPPRVSIEEGEQSAASQVFEVPPMCVIVYELPASLSKPSSIFKFIRTVQVTPDTIFQNFKNSSFCNIHYLPQTDRIIVIASTFLDKPEGGYIGKATIAKEYFTTMQPTGRAWPLNGALADVASQVIGNYLYLVSMVEGPAAPATGEPQWIGWRLEKFDTSSWIKLNSIDIPLSVPNSTLLEANNSPTISYVNGLLDISGEYYVNGDPASLLGKGSHHHFFTTDLVPQGKMILEPPHYPSHCPKVSMFQTEEGDIIMFAATSFNGNIQLLKFDKEWNCIEQKTFDKPGRFPAGIAADSNRFYVAYIDYTHRSLGEESCIRLASFDKYWNSLDDITVTTPEVNKRAHSPWLMLHKNFLYVSYVIDWGYKLGQSYVGIYELAQRPTAIAQKEAELNEFKLEQNYPNPFNPITTINYSLPKSIHIKLAIYDMLGQEVRILVDATESAGHHQAAWNGKNEDGSYVASGIYYCRMKAGTFVETKKLLFLR